AGGAACCTGCGTCGGGTCTGGGTGTCCATGTCGACTCCTCCGCTCAGCTGACTGTGTATTCGGGGCTGACCAGGCCGGCGGCCAGCAGCTTGCGGGGCTCGCCGGCCAGCGGGGTGAGTGCGGCGCGGGTGCGCGCGCTCCAGCCGTCGACCACCAGCAGCCGGGCCAGCGCGTCGGGCCGGCCGGTGGCGGGCGCGGCGGCGAGCCGTGCCAGCACCGCGGGTGCCGTGGCGGCGGCGAGCATTCCGGCCGTCCGCAGCCGGGCCTGCAGCGACGAGGTGGTCAGCCAGGCTGCCCCGGCCGGCCAGCCGCCCACGCTGGGCGGTCGCAGCGGCACCTGGTCCAGCGCGTTCAGGCCGGCCAGCAGTTGTTTGTGTTGCTGCTCGGCCAGGGCGGAGGGTCGGATGCCGAGCTGCCGCAACGCGCCGACCATCCACTCCACCGGCTGCTTCACCAGCGTGCCCCGGGTCTGCGCGAAGGCCGGCGACGAGAAGATCGCCCGTAGGGTCGCGATGGTGTCCGCGCCAGCCAGGCCCTGCGGTGCCGGAATGTCGGTGCCGGCGTAGCGGAACCAGAGCCGGCCGGCCACGAATGTCGCCGCTGCGGGCTGGGCGGCCAGCAGCCCGGCGTACGCCTCGGCGTCGAACCGGCCGCTGTGCCCGAGGATGGTCTTCTCGCCGGGGTCGTGCCGGCGGGCCTCGAAGCGGGCGGCACCGGTTCGCCGGTCGACGACCCAGCCGGTCAGGGCCCGCGCGCCGGCCTTCACGTCGGCCTCGGTGTAGTTGCCGATGCCGAGGGTGAACAACTCCATCAGCTCGCGGGCCAGGTTCTCGTTCGGCGCCTTGCGGGTGTTCTTCTGCCCGTCCAACCAGATGATCAGGGCGGGGTCGCGCACCATCGCGGCGACCAGCGGGCTCAACGGCCCACGTCCGTGACGGCGCAGCGTCTCCAGGTGGCCCTGCATTGCGCGTGCCGACTTGACCTTCTGCGCGCTGGTCGCCCAGTGCCCGTGCCAGAAGAAGAGCAGCTTCTCGGTCAGCCCGTCCTCGGCGGCCACCATCCGCTCCAGCCACCATCCGGTGACCTGCTGGACCTGCTTGCGCCGCTCCGCGTTGGCCTGCTGCCGCTGCTCGCGGGTGGACTCGCCGGTCAGTTGGGCGTACGGGTCCGCGGCCAGCACCGGAGGCGGTGTGGCCGCCGCGCCACGGTCGGCTCGGGCCGGGGTGAGCAGGCGGTCCAGGGTGGCCGCCGGCCCGGCCCGCTCGGCGGCGTCCACCTCGTCTGCGGTCGGCCCGAAGGTGGCCCGGCGCAGCAGGTGCGCCACCGCTTCACGATCGCTCATACGTGCCGACGCTAGGCGGCCCCTGTTCGAGGACGGTAAGGGCGGCGTGCGAATGGCGTTCAGCGTCCCTCGAAGACCGGTTTCTGCTTGCCGACGAAGGCGAGCGTGGCCGCCCGATGGTCAGCGGTGGCGCCGCAGATCGACTGGGCCTGCGCCTCGGCCGCGAGGGCGTCGGCGAGGGTGCCGGCGTCGGCGATGGAGAGTTGCCGCTTGATCGCCCCGTACGCGACGGTCGGGCCGGCGGCGAGGCGGGCGGCCAACTCCTGGGCGGCCGGCAACACCTGCTCGTCGTCGTCCACCATCCGGTTGAGTAGGCCCAACCGGCAGGCCTCCTCGGCGCGGACCGGCTCGGCCAGCATCAGCAGCTCCACCGCCTTGGCGTGGCCGACCAGCCGGGGCAACGTCCAGGAGGCGCCGGTGTCGGCGGCGAGGCCGACCTTGGCGAAGGCCATCAGGAAACTGGTGGAGGGGCCCCCGATGCGGATGTCGGCGAGGAACGCCAGCGACGCGCCCGCACCGGCGGCCATCCCACGGACCGCGGCGATCACCGGCTTGGGCAGGTTGGCGAGCCGGGCGGCGATCGGGTTGTAGTGCGCCCGCACGGTGCCCAGGGGGTCGCTGGCGGAGTTTTCCAGGGTGGCCACGTGCTCGCGCAGGTCCTGACCCGCGCTGAACGATCCGCCGGCCCCGGCCAGCACGACCGCGCGGCAGGACCGGTCGGTCTCCAGCTCGGCCAGGGCGTCCCGCAGCGCCTCCTTGAGCGGCACGTCGAGCGCGTTCATCGCGTTCGCCCGGTTGAGCGTGAGGGTGACGACGGCGTCGGTCCGGTCGACCAGCAGCGGCTCGGTCACGTGTCTAACGACCCTTCTGTCGGACGATGCGGTTGCCGGCGTCGAGGCACTGTTCGACGTACCGGTCGGCGGCCGGACGCAGGCGGGCCGCGTGCCGGTCGAAGAAACTGGCCGCGGCGGTGCCGGGCCAGCGTTCGGGCAGCAGCGCCGGGGGCAGTTGCGGGTCCCGGAAGAGGAAGGTACGCCACGCGTGCACGAGCCGGAACCGGGTCGCGTACGCCTCCTCGTCGCTGCTGCGCGCGGTGACGGCGGCGAGCAGCGGGCGCTGGTCGGCGACGAAGCGTTCGTAGGCGTGGCCGATCTCGCTCAGGTT
The nucleotide sequence above comes from Micromonospora luteifusca. Encoded proteins:
- a CDS encoding DUF1800 domain-containing protein, with the translated sequence MSDREAVAHLLRRATFGPTADEVDAAERAGPAATLDRLLTPARADRGAAATPPPVLAADPYAQLTGESTREQRQQANAERRKQVQQVTGWWLERMVAAEDGLTEKLLFFWHGHWATSAQKVKSARAMQGHLETLRRHGRGPLSPLVAAMVRDPALIIWLDGQKNTRKAPNENLARELMELFTLGIGNYTEADVKAGARALTGWVVDRRTGAARFEARRHDPGEKTILGHSGRFDAEAYAGLLAAQPAAATFVAGRLWFRYAGTDIPAPQGLAGADTIATLRAIFSSPAFAQTRGTLVKQPVEWMVGALRQLGIRPSALAEQQHKQLLAGLNALDQVPLRPPSVGGWPAGAAWLTTSSLQARLRTAGMLAAATAPAVLARLAAAPATGRPDALARLLVVDGWSARTRAALTPLAGEPRKLLAAGLVSPEYTVS
- a CDS encoding enoyl-CoA hydratase-related protein; this translates as MTEPLLVDRTDAVVTLTLNRANAMNALDVPLKEALRDALAELETDRSCRAVVLAGAGGSFSAGQDLREHVATLENSASDPLGTVRAHYNPIAARLANLPKPVIAAVRGMAAGAGASLAFLADIRIGGPSTSFLMAFAKVGLAADTGASWTLPRLVGHAKAVELLMLAEPVRAEEACRLGLLNRMVDDDEQVLPAAQELAARLAAGPTVAYGAIKRQLSIADAGTLADALAAEAQAQSICGATADHRAATLAFVGKQKPVFEGR